One genomic region from Rosa rugosa chromosome 1, drRosRugo1.1, whole genome shotgun sequence encodes:
- the LOC133746166 gene encoding uncharacterized protein LOC133746166: protein MILPFHKNNHNPIRILIPTQDWPSLFTHRASLFFLLLILALSSSFPIEAMKVHPIPKRRNISIQYHSRSPLSEAQALLGLTHKKLRRLPHVFSCVLELPFRSDADVLIEENPDCFHFVVETESFGHDVRTHTVKIHPGVTKIVVRERGSVAELTLDELELDMWRFRLPESTRTELARAVFVDGELIVTVQKMEGMENSEGGDGGEVWGGGGGNGNGGSEEVWEIGLCLYISAANLGFQILIFWG from the coding sequence ATGATTCTTCCTTTTCATAAAAACAACCACAACCCAATCAGAATTTTGATTCCCACCCAAGATTGGCCTTCACTTTTCACCCACAGGGCATCTTTGTTTTTTCTCCTATTAATCTTggctctctcctcctccttcccCATTGAAGCCATGAAGGTCCATCCAATCCCCAAGAGGCGCAACATCTCCATCCAGTACCATTCAAGAAGCCCACTCTCTGAAGCCCAGGCCCTCCTCGGTCTCACCCACAAGAAGCTCCGCCGCCTCCCCCATGTCTTCAGCTGCGTCCTCGAGCTCCCTTTCCGCTCCGACGCCGACGTCCTCATCGAGGAGAACCCCGACTGCTTCCACTTCGTCGTCGAAACCGAGAGCTTCGGCCACGACGTCAGGACCCACACCGTCAAAATCCACCCCGGGGTGACCAAGATTGTCGTCAGGGAAAGAGGGTCCGTGGCGGAGCTGACGTTGGACGAGCTGGAGCTGGACATGTGGAGGTTCCGCCTGCCGGAGTCGACCCGGACGGAGCTGGCCAGGGCGGTTTTTGTCGACGGGGAGCTCATTGTGACGGTGCAGAAGATGGAGGGGATGGAGAATTCGGAGGGCGGAGATGGTGGGGAGGTTTGGGGCGGTGGTGGTGGGAATGGGAATGGGGGTTCAGAGGAGGTATGGGAAATCGGCTTGTGCTTGTACATTTCAGCTGCAAATCTGGGTTTTCAGATTTTGATATTTTGGGGCTGA